Proteins from a genomic interval of Mesobacillus sp. S13:
- a CDS encoding ABC transporter ATP-binding protein, with amino-acid sequence MSTLLKLDQVETFIGQYHILQGISFEVPKGEVTVLLGRNGAGKTTTLRTIMGLNPAAKGTVHFKGEEIKSLPTYTIANKGIGYVPEDQGIFAGLSVEENIKVAIKTENDETRQRLDWILELFPDLKKFWKKPGGLLSGGQKQMLSIARAYVNDNELLLIDEPSKGLAPIVVEKVMESIQQMKDKTTIILVEQNFMMASSIGDSFYIIDDGRTVSNGSMNLLREDEEMRRKYLGIA; translated from the coding sequence GTGAGCACGCTGCTGAAGCTTGACCAGGTGGAGACATTCATAGGTCAGTATCATATCCTTCAAGGCATCTCTTTTGAAGTGCCAAAGGGGGAGGTTACCGTACTGCTTGGACGGAATGGTGCCGGAAAAACAACGACGCTGAGAACAATCATGGGACTGAACCCGGCTGCTAAAGGTACGGTTCATTTCAAAGGTGAAGAAATCAAGAGCCTGCCAACCTATACGATTGCCAATAAAGGCATCGGTTATGTTCCAGAAGATCAGGGGATTTTTGCCGGCTTGAGCGTAGAGGAAAATATAAAGGTAGCAATCAAAACAGAAAATGATGAAACGAGGCAGCGTTTGGATTGGATTCTTGAGCTTTTTCCTGATTTGAAAAAATTCTGGAAGAAACCGGGCGGGCTTTTGAGCGGCGGCCAGAAGCAGATGCTTTCTATCGCAAGGGCATATGTCAATGACAATGAACTGCTGTTGATCGATGAACCAAGCAAAGGCCTCGCTCCGATTGTTGTGGAAAAGGTGATGGAGTCGATTCAGCAAATGAAGGATAAGACAACAATCATCCTTGTGGAACAAAATTTCATGATGGCCAGCTCAATAGGCGATAGCTTTTACATTATCGATGATGGCAGGACGGTTTCGAATGGCTCGATGAACCTCCTTCGTGAGGACGAAGAAATGAGAAGGAAATATCTCGGTATTGCTTAG
- a CDS encoding branched-chain amino acid ABC transporter permease → MDVLINLSLNGLATGMLIFLLAAGLTLIFGLMDVLNFAHGGLFAWGAYSGIWIYSTTGSFFAGIIGAILTGMILGIVTERWIIKPVYGNHVQQILITLGLMLVLSEMLKVVWGPNQISAATPDYLSGSWEFGGIIIIKYRIFIIAVGFAVFLAVQYLLKKTKIGLVVRAGVMNKEMVQSLGVNIQRVFMFVFMIGAGMAALGGMLLGPYSGVIYADMGMEFAILAFIVVVIGGMGSFTGSVMAAILVGLSGSFMAYYVPDLALAANMLLMAVVLIFRPQGLFGVKG, encoded by the coding sequence GTGGATGTATTGATTAATTTAAGCCTTAACGGCCTTGCCACAGGAATGCTGATTTTCCTCCTGGCAGCCGGTCTTACCTTGATTTTCGGCCTGATGGATGTGCTTAATTTTGCCCATGGCGGTTTGTTTGCCTGGGGTGCCTACAGCGGCATTTGGATATATTCAACAACAGGCAGCTTTTTTGCCGGGATCATCGGCGCCATCCTGACGGGCATGATCCTTGGAATTGTCACCGAGCGGTGGATCATCAAGCCGGTTTACGGCAACCATGTCCAGCAAATATTGATCACGCTTGGTCTGATGCTTGTTTTATCAGAGATGTTAAAAGTGGTATGGGGACCTAATCAGATTTCAGCAGCAACCCCTGATTACCTATCTGGCAGCTGGGAGTTTGGCGGGATCATCATCATCAAATACCGAATTTTCATCATTGCGGTAGGATTTGCCGTATTCCTCGCTGTTCAATATTTGCTTAAAAAGACAAAAATCGGCCTTGTCGTCCGCGCCGGGGTAATGAACAAGGAAATGGTCCAATCACTTGGTGTCAACATCCAGAGAGTGTTCATGTTCGTGTTCATGATTGGAGCTGGAATGGCGGCACTTGGCGGAATGCTTTTAGGACCATATTCAGGCGTGATTTATGCGGATATGGGCATGGAGTTCGCGATTCTTGCATTCATCGTGGTGGTCATTGGCGGAATGGGCAGCTTTACAGGATCGGTAATGGCCGCCATCTTAGTTGGCCTGTCAGGTTCATTCATGGCCTATTATGTTCCAGACCTCGCTTTGGCTGCGAACATGCTGCTGATGGCCGTCGTGCTTATTTTCAGGCCGCAGGGCTTATTCGGAGTAAAGGGGTGA
- a CDS encoding branched-chain amino acid ABC transporter permease: MTRMFSNRMNILYLIVAGFLAVLPFVYDSRSMLILLSQVFIFAVLAMSYDILLGYTGIVSFGHAMFFGIGAYTVGVFMKRFEPETSYFLLAVLFTIILTAIVSYFVGLLTLRLKSHFYAMLTMAFAGLFLVLAEKWRTVTYGNDGFTFRVPDFLKDRTDFYLICLGSMVLVFILLKRFTNSPLGRVLQAIRENEQRTESLGYSVLQYKVIASVVSGVIAGIAGILYAVSLRFVNTSVFTMDITLDALLMTIIGGVGTLVGAIIGAGIIEFSHHWLTELAKVHWIFERWIIFFGIIYILAVMFFPQGIVGSLQKLKLRKKKKIEVTVDSETVSQGES, encoded by the coding sequence ATGACAAGAATGTTTTCAAATCGCATGAACATCTTATATTTGATTGTCGCCGGGTTCCTGGCAGTACTTCCGTTTGTCTACGATTCTAGAAGCATGCTCATCCTGCTCTCCCAGGTGTTCATTTTTGCTGTACTGGCGATGAGCTACGACATCCTGCTTGGATACACCGGCATCGTCTCGTTCGGCCATGCGATGTTCTTCGGGATCGGCGCGTATACAGTAGGAGTCTTCATGAAGAGGTTTGAACCCGAAACAAGCTACTTCCTTCTGGCAGTACTCTTCACGATTATACTGACTGCTATCGTAAGTTATTTTGTCGGACTTTTGACATTGCGTTTGAAAAGCCATTTTTACGCAATGCTGACCATGGCATTCGCCGGATTGTTCTTGGTACTCGCTGAAAAATGGCGGACCGTAACTTATGGAAATGACGGCTTCACCTTCAGGGTTCCGGACTTCCTTAAGGACAGGACTGATTTCTATCTGATTTGCCTTGGTTCGATGGTTCTGGTTTTTATTTTATTAAAAAGGTTCACCAATTCCCCGCTTGGAAGAGTTCTTCAGGCAATCAGGGAAAATGAGCAGCGTACAGAATCGCTTGGGTATAGTGTTTTACAATATAAAGTCATTGCCAGTGTCGTCTCGGGAGTGATCGCTGGGATTGCGGGGATTTTATATGCTGTTTCCTTAAGGTTCGTTAACACGAGTGTTTTTACAATGGATATCACGCTGGATGCCTTGCTGATGACGATCATCGGAGGAGTCGGGACGCTGGTCGGTGCCATCATCGGTGCGGGAATCATTGAGTTTTCCCATCACTGGCTGACTGAGTTGGCAAAGGTTCATTGGATTTTTGAAAGATGGATCATCTTTTTCGGCATCATTTACATCCTTGCAGTCATGTTCTTCCCTCAGGGGATTGTCGGTTCGCTGCAAAAGCTGAAATTGAGAAAGAAAAAGAAGATTGAGGTCACGGTTGATTCAGAGACAGTAAGCCAGGGAGAGTCATGA
- a CDS encoding 3-oxoacyl-ACP synthase, with protein sequence MQIGIVSTGIYLPENFVTGAEIALLAGIPEPVVEEKMGIRKKPVPGPEDHTCEMGIKAARIALEKADLDPLDIDLVIYIGEEYKEYPLWTAGIKLQEEIGARNAWAFDTALRCGTTVMALKLAKGMMASDPAINTVLLAGGYRNGDFIDYQNPRTRFMYNLGAGGGAIILQKGHQENILLETEMITDGSFSEDVVVVAGGTKNPISAESLAQGLYQLDVLDPKGMKERLEQKSMANFLKVIRRSVEKSGFSEKDIAYIGMLHMKRSAHEFVLRELGLEGENSIYLEDYGHIGQIDQILSLELAEKAGKLKDGDVVVLVSAGIGYAWGATTIVWGKGVL encoded by the coding sequence ATGCAGATTGGCATTGTTAGTACGGGAATCTACCTTCCTGAAAATTTTGTCACAGGAGCAGAAATTGCTTTGTTGGCAGGAATTCCCGAACCTGTTGTGGAAGAAAAAATGGGAATCAGGAAAAAGCCGGTGCCAGGGCCGGAAGACCATACATGTGAAATGGGAATCAAGGCTGCGAGGATAGCATTGGAAAAAGCGGATCTGGATCCGCTGGATATCGACCTTGTCATCTATATTGGCGAGGAATACAAGGAGTACCCATTATGGACTGCCGGCATCAAATTGCAGGAGGAAATCGGTGCAAGAAATGCCTGGGCCTTCGACACGGCCTTAAGATGCGGAACGACTGTGATGGCTCTTAAGCTGGCGAAGGGAATGATGGCCTCTGATCCAGCAATCAATACCGTCCTCCTCGCCGGAGGCTACCGAAATGGTGATTTCATAGATTACCAGAATCCGAGAACAAGGTTCATGTACAATCTCGGAGCGGGCGGCGGTGCGATTATCTTGCAAAAGGGCCATCAGGAAAACATTCTTCTCGAAACAGAAATGATTACGGATGGTTCTTTTTCCGAGGATGTCGTCGTCGTTGCCGGGGGAACAAAAAATCCGATTTCAGCAGAAAGCCTGGCACAAGGCCTGTATCAGTTGGATGTCCTCGATCCGAAGGGAATGAAGGAGCGGCTCGAACAAAAGTCGATGGCCAATTTTTTAAAAGTCATCCGTCGGTCCGTGGAGAAAAGCGGTTTTTCCGAGAAGGACATCGCCTACATTGGAATGCTTCACATGAAACGGTCGGCTCATGAATTTGTATTGAGGGAGCTGGGGCTAGAGGGCGAAAACTCCATCTACCTGGAAGACTATGGGCACATCGGACAGATTGACCAGATCCTGTCTCTGGAATTGGCAGAAAAGGCAGGAAAATTAAAGGACGGAGACGTTGTCGTCCTAGTCAGTGCCGGCATCGGCTATGCATGGGGAGCAACGACTATTGTTTGGGGGAAGGGCGTGTTGTAA
- a CDS encoding alpha/beta fold hydrolase: protein MEKTAVELKKVDLPNGETIAYRERDGGTKNVLLVHGNMTSSKHWDLLIDGIAPEYKVYAIDLRGFGESSYHQPVMSIKDFSDDVKMFVDEIGLKDFSLVGWSTGGAVGMQFAADYPGYCEKLVLLASASTRGYPFFGTSAEGLPDVNNRLVTYEEVKEDAGKTLAVQSAYDQQNRGFLKAMWNILIYTDRQPEERHYDEYVDDMLSQRNLAEVYHSLNTFNISALNNGLKDGTNQVKDIQIPVLVLRGDRDLVVTERMADEIVEDFAGRAKFVVLKDCGHSPLVDDLDQLLQHIEGFLAE from the coding sequence ATGGAAAAAACGGCAGTTGAATTGAAGAAGGTTGACTTGCCAAATGGGGAAACAATCGCGTATAGGGAACGGGACGGCGGAACTAAAAATGTACTACTGGTCCATGGCAATATGACATCATCTAAGCATTGGGATTTGTTGATTGATGGAATCGCCCCTGAATATAAAGTATATGCGATAGACCTGCGGGGATTTGGCGAGTCCAGCTATCATCAGCCAGTCATGTCGATCAAGGATTTTTCCGATGATGTAAAAATGTTTGTCGATGAAATTGGGCTGAAGGATTTTTCACTTGTTGGCTGGTCAACAGGAGGAGCGGTAGGAATGCAGTTTGCCGCTGATTACCCTGGCTATTGTGAAAAGCTTGTGCTGCTCGCTTCGGCATCCACAAGAGGATATCCGTTCTTCGGCACAAGTGCGGAAGGGCTGCCTGATGTGAATAATAGGCTGGTTACTTATGAGGAAGTTAAGGAAGATGCTGGTAAAACGTTAGCCGTCCAGAGTGCTTACGACCAGCAAAATAGAGGATTTCTAAAGGCGATGTGGAATATCTTGATTTATACCGATCGTCAACCGGAAGAGCGGCATTATGACGAGTATGTTGATGATATGCTCTCGCAGCGCAATCTGGCTGAAGTCTACCATTCTCTTAATACTTTTAACATCAGTGCTTTAAATAATGGCTTGAAGGATGGTACTAATCAGGTAAAGGACATCCAGATTCCTGTGCTTGTGCTCCGGGGTGACCGGGATCTCGTTGTCACTGAGAGAATGGCAGATGAGATTGTAGAGGACTTTGCTGGACGTGCAAAGTTTGTGGTATTGAAGGATTGCGGTCACTCTCCATTAGTGGATGACCTGGATCAGTTGTTGCAGCATATCGAAGGATTTTTAGCAGAGTAG
- the fabG gene encoding 3-oxoacyl-ACP reductase FabG: MRLKDKVAIITGAANGIGLAAAKTFASEGAKVAMADFDEETGSKRAAELSAEGHDVVFFQVNVADRSSVDSLVQNVLGHFGKIDILINNAGITRDGMLHKLAAEDFQKVVDVNLTGVFNCAQAVVPAMVQQGSGRIINTSSVSGIYGNVGQTNYAATKAGVVGMTKTWAKELGRKGINVNAVAPGFIETGMTAAVPDKVIEQMKMLVPLGRFGLPEDIAHAYLFLASDESKYVNGTTLHVDGGIMM; the protein is encoded by the coding sequence ATGAGATTGAAAGATAAAGTAGCGATTATTACAGGGGCAGCGAACGGAATCGGGCTCGCTGCAGCTAAAACTTTTGCCAGTGAAGGCGCAAAGGTTGCCATGGCGGACTTTGACGAGGAGACAGGATCCAAACGTGCGGCAGAACTTTCAGCAGAAGGCCATGACGTTGTATTTTTCCAGGTGAATGTCGCCGACAGATCCAGTGTGGATTCGCTGGTCCAAAATGTTCTTGGCCATTTTGGCAAAATTGACATTTTAATAAATAATGCAGGCATCACCAGGGATGGAATGCTGCATAAGCTTGCGGCCGAGGACTTTCAGAAAGTCGTTGATGTCAACCTGACGGGTGTATTCAATTGTGCCCAGGCGGTTGTTCCGGCAATGGTCCAGCAAGGTTCAGGCAGAATCATCAATACATCCTCCGTTTCCGGCATATACGGCAATGTAGGCCAGACAAACTACGCAGCCACCAAAGCAGGAGTCGTTGGGATGACGAAAACATGGGCGAAGGAACTCGGCCGCAAAGGAATCAATGTCAATGCAGTCGCTCCGGGATTCATCGAAACAGGGATGACCGCTGCGGTGCCGGACAAGGTGATTGAACAAATGAAAATGCTCGTTCCGCTGGGAAGGTTTGGTTTGCCAGAGGACATCGCACATGCCTACTTATTCCTCGCCTCAGACGAGTCAAAATATGTTAACGGCACCACCCTCCATGTCGATGGCGGGATCATGATGTAA
- a CDS encoding hydrolase, which produces MEETKQKYYFNIESGEVLDTPAEPEGHLFTLFATGEEIKDLREYLTENYKADWATYGNSHLHPFTDPDREHADYDFAMKEIYAMVYKLGDAEARNHVKSMEIFTEDELKGI; this is translated from the coding sequence ATGGAAGAAACAAAGCAGAAGTACTACTTTAATATAGAAAGCGGCGAGGTGCTCGACACGCCAGCTGAACCTGAGGGCCATTTATTCACGTTGTTTGCAACCGGTGAGGAAATCAAGGATTTGCGGGAGTATCTCACCGAGAACTATAAAGCGGATTGGGCCACTTACGGGAATTCCCACCTTCACCCTTTTACAGATCCAGACCGTGAGCATGCGGATTATGACTTTGCGATGAAGGAAATTTACGCGATGGTCTACAAACTGGGTGATGCCGAAGCAAGGAATCATGTGAAAAGTATGGAGATCTTTACAGAAGACGAGTTGAAGGGTATATAA
- a CDS encoding class I adenylate-forming enzyme family protein: MRWELDWLGSRAGLTPDAVAIADAGTDQEWSYREVNDRAKAIAVWLGEKGVKKGDRVALLAPNGISYFDLLFACGKIGAIFVPLNWRLSLDELAYIIKDCEPRLLAFHSNFTKEVTMIWDEEDRCIQINGSRYGQLLDVTVGQLDAEKVAEEDPLAMIYTGGTTGKPKGAVLSHRAIIWNSISTIASWNLTNEDRTVTYLPLFHTGGLNALSIPILMAGGTVVLANDFTPESAIRNLIEHSCTIVLFVPTMHHMLVKSDLFQKTEFEDLKLFLSGGAPCPLEIYEAYKQKGIAFKEGYGLTEAGPNNFYIDPSEADVKRGSVGKPMLFHNIRILDETGIEVREDMVGELVIQGNHAFSYYWKNKNATEDTLKDGWLHTGDLAKRDKDGYYYIVGRKKEMIITGGENVFPLEIEHWLCSHPSIQEAAVIGVADDKWGEVVTSYIVLEEGAALSEGDVKQYCKQKLGSYKVPKNIYFISQMPKTHVGKIDKKLLKEMASKKKPVS, translated from the coding sequence GTGAGGTGGGAGCTCGACTGGCTTGGATCGAGAGCGGGATTGACACCGGATGCAGTTGCGATTGCCGATGCAGGGACGGATCAGGAGTGGTCATACAGGGAAGTCAATGATCGGGCTAAAGCAATCGCGGTGTGGCTAGGTGAAAAGGGTGTCAAAAAAGGAGACAGGGTTGCGCTGCTTGCGCCGAACGGAATCAGTTACTTTGATTTGCTGTTTGCCTGCGGGAAGATTGGCGCCATTTTTGTGCCGCTGAACTGGAGGCTGTCCCTCGATGAGTTGGCATATATAATAAAGGACTGTGAGCCCAGGCTGCTGGCGTTCCATTCCAATTTTACAAAAGAAGTGACGATGATTTGGGATGAAGAAGACCGTTGCATTCAAATCAATGGTTCACGATACGGGCAGTTGCTTGACGTAACAGTTGGCCAGCTGGATGCAGAAAAAGTGGCGGAAGAAGATCCGCTGGCGATGATTTATACAGGAGGGACGACCGGAAAGCCAAAAGGAGCGGTTTTGTCACATCGCGCCATCATTTGGAACAGCATTTCGACGATCGCCAGCTGGAATCTGACGAATGAAGACAGAACGGTGACATATTTACCATTATTCCATACGGGAGGATTGAACGCCCTTTCCATTCCAATCCTGATGGCCGGAGGCACCGTCGTCCTGGCCAATGATTTCACACCTGAAAGTGCCATTAGGAACTTAATCGAGCATAGTTGCACAATCGTCCTGTTTGTACCGACAATGCATCATATGTTAGTGAAATCCGATCTTTTCCAGAAGACGGAATTTGAGGATTTAAAGCTGTTTTTATCAGGAGGTGCGCCGTGCCCGCTTGAAATTTATGAAGCATACAAACAGAAAGGCATCGCCTTCAAGGAGGGGTATGGACTGACAGAGGCCGGCCCGAATAATTTTTACATAGATCCTTCAGAGGCAGATGTAAAAAGGGGCTCAGTCGGTAAGCCAATGCTTTTCCATAATATCAGGATCCTGGATGAAACCGGTATAGAGGTCAGAGAGGATATGGTCGGTGAACTCGTCATTCAAGGGAATCATGCATTTTCTTATTACTGGAAAAATAAAAACGCGACCGAAGACACCTTGAAGGACGGCTGGCTCCATACAGGTGACCTGGCGAAGAGGGATAAAGATGGATATTACTACATTGTCGGCAGGAAAAAAGAGATGATCATCACAGGCGGTGAAAATGTATTTCCACTCGAGATCGAACACTGGCTTTGCTCACATCCATCCATCCAGGAGGCGGCGGTCATCGGGGTGGCAGATGATAAATGGGGTGAAGTAGTAACGTCCTATATTGTCCTTGAAGAAGGAGCAGCTTTATCTGAAGGGGATGTTAAGCAATATTGCAAACAAAAACTCGGCAGCTATAAAGTCCCTAAAAACATTTATTTTATCAGTCAAATGCCGAAAACACATGTCGGGAAAATCGACAAGAAACTGTTGAAGGAAATGGCAAGTAAAAAGAAGCCAGTCAGCTGA
- a CDS encoding MFS transporter, translating into MKSMSFFKKASILLTLCAIMVASNIYTLIPIYSVLADDLLIAESHVVLAGGLFTFFYACGLLSFGPISDITGRRKILVFGLLASALTTLAVGFSAGSLTLWFARSLQGITLATFASVAFAYSYDVFNFRQRTILVVLINTGFLIAGIFGQVASAFLADVFSWNSVFYFFSTVYFILFSAAFFLLKESPTQTTESKPVWKSFFQLLKEPVLMKCYMITFSLLFAIIAFYDGIGRFFDGPESDLLMIRLVGLIGASLSLFTGKLIDRWGELRTMMFGLAIGSISAFLLLFFHSTGALIIFSIFFVSSISLVIPTVITLIGFYGSSQRAKALSLYSFILLTGASLAPPVAALLPFSGVMILLSSFFFLNIVICILIQKKALQSANAG; encoded by the coding sequence ATGAAATCCATGTCCTTTTTTAAAAAGGCTTCCATTCTTCTGACACTTTGTGCCATCATGGTCGCAAGCAATATCTATACATTGATTCCAATTTATTCGGTCCTGGCAGATGACTTGTTAATCGCTGAATCCCACGTAGTCCTCGCAGGAGGTCTGTTCACTTTCTTCTATGCCTGCGGACTACTGTCATTCGGACCGATTTCCGATATCACAGGCAGACGAAAAATTCTTGTGTTCGGGCTTTTGGCCTCTGCTTTGACGACACTGGCAGTCGGATTCTCTGCCGGATCCCTCACTTTGTGGTTTGCCCGCTCACTGCAGGGAATCACGCTTGCTACTTTCGCTTCTGTTGCATTTGCCTACTCCTATGATGTATTCAATTTTCGGCAAAGAACGATCCTGGTTGTGCTGATTAATACAGGATTCTTAATCGCCGGGATCTTTGGTCAGGTTGCCAGTGCCTTCTTAGCAGATGTTTTTTCCTGGAACAGCGTTTTCTACTTCTTCTCGACAGTCTATTTCATTCTATTTTCAGCTGCATTTTTCCTGTTGAAAGAATCACCGACCCAAACGACGGAAAGCAAGCCTGTATGGAAAAGCTTTTTTCAATTGTTAAAAGAGCCTGTTTTGATGAAATGCTATATGATTACTTTTTCGCTGTTATTTGCGATAATTGCCTTCTATGATGGTATTGGCCGCTTTTTTGATGGTCCTGAATCAGACCTGCTGATGATCCGGCTTGTTGGTTTGATCGGCGCTTCCCTTTCCCTTTTCACAGGCAAACTGATCGATCGCTGGGGAGAGCTGCGCACAATGATGTTTGGTTTGGCCATTGGGTCTATAAGCGCCTTCCTGCTGCTTTTCTTTCATTCTACCGGAGCACTGATCATCTTCTCCATCTTTTTTGTTTCTTCGATTTCACTGGTGATCCCGACCGTCATTACCTTGATTGGGTTTTACGGGAGCAGCCAGCGTGCCAAAGCGTTGTCACTTTATTCTTTTATCCTGCTGACAGGAGCTAGCCTCGCTCCGCCAGTTGCAGCCCTGTTGCCATTCAGCGGAGTGATGATTCTGTTATCTTCATTCTTCTTTCTTAATATAGTGATTTGCATTTTGATTCAAAAAAAGGCACTCCAGTCAGCGAACGCTGGCTGA